From one Anaerohalosphaeraceae bacterium genomic stretch:
- a CDS encoding type II secretion system protein, translating into MFITHREDGMTLAEVLVTLAVVLILVGVLSGLGIHLKRQSEIRLTESTLAVLATALEQYYNDYHSYVPQVNSEFGFECAAFGENASGQPNNTVTITQGVHLQNTAENPSLEAAAWSSEALYYFLNRSPNSKAILGTLLDQFLSNKDASGRVLLIEIPTGSTPTDLIRFVDVWGMPIRYQYDPDDPADPSDSYDAFPVLISAGPDKKFETVQDNVVNPQP; encoded by the coding sequence ATGTTCATAACGCACCGAGAAGACGGGATGACGCTGGCAGAGGTGCTGGTTACGCTGGCAGTGGTGCTGATTCTGGTCGGTGTTTTGAGCGGTCTGGGGATTCATCTGAAACGTCAGTCGGAGATTCGGCTGACGGAAAGCACTCTGGCCGTCCTGGCAACAGCTCTCGAGCAGTATTACAACGATTACCACTCTTATGTGCCGCAGGTGAACAGCGAGTTTGGGTTTGAATGTGCTGCTTTTGGTGAAAATGCCTCCGGTCAGCCCAACAATACGGTTACGATTACACAGGGGGTTCATCTTCAGAATACGGCGGAGAATCCCTCTTTGGAGGCCGCCGCCTGGTCCAGCGAAGCTCTCTATTATTTTCTGAATCGAAGTCCGAACAGCAAGGCGATTCTCGGAACCCTTCTGGACCAGTTTCTTTCCAATAAGGATGCATCGGGGCGGGTGCTCCTGATTGAGATTCCGACGGGCAGCACACCGACGGATTTGATTCGCTTTGTGGATGTGTGGGGAATGCCGATTCGATATCAGTATGACCCCGATGATCCGGCGGATCCGTCGGATTCGTATGATGCTTTTCCGGTTCTGATTTCAGCCGGACCGGATAAGAAGTTCGAGACGGTACAGGATAATGTCGTCAATCCGCAGCCGTAA
- a CDS encoding type IV pilus twitching motility protein PilT, producing the protein MPSLHIDRLLEACIKMGGSDLHLVVGRPPVLRISGRLRSLDTKVLEPEDTVALMKSITPERNQQELQEVGGTDFGFAFGDAGRFRTAVFRQKGHISMVLRLIPSELLTFEQIGLPKICAALCRRPRGLFLVTGPTGSGKTTTLASMINYINENLDLHIITIEEPIEYYHQHKKSIINQREVGIDVPTFAEALRRSLRQDPDVILVGELRDLETMEAAITAAETGHLVFGTLHTTGCQGTVNRIIDAFPVSQQEQIRVQLSTNLIAVLSQALCPRIPKGRVAAYEFMVVTPAISNLIRENKVYRIESSIQIGKKLGMQLLDDHLWELWENEKISLETMLDYARNPGELLEKAEKKMGVSMKGKMKGKSIEDEYGPILKTS; encoded by the coding sequence ATGCCTTCACTTCATATTGACCGTTTGCTGGAAGCGTGCATTAAAATGGGCGGCTCGGACCTGCATTTGGTCGTCGGCCGTCCCCCGGTTCTTCGAATCAGCGGACGTCTTCGTTCGCTGGATACCAAGGTTCTCGAGCCGGAAGATACGGTGGCTCTGATGAAAAGCATCACACCGGAAAGAAACCAGCAGGAACTTCAGGAGGTTGGGGGCACGGACTTTGGTTTTGCTTTTGGAGATGCGGGGCGGTTCCGTACAGCGGTTTTCCGTCAAAAGGGACATATTTCAATGGTGCTTCGTTTGATTCCCTCGGAACTGCTGACGTTTGAGCAGATTGGCTTGCCGAAGATTTGTGCGGCTTTGTGTCGACGCCCCAGAGGGCTGTTTTTGGTGACAGGTCCGACAGGTTCCGGTAAAACGACAACTCTGGCAAGTATGATTAATTATATTAACGAGAATCTGGACCTGCATATTATTACAATTGAAGAGCCGATTGAATATTATCATCAGCACAAAAAATCGATTATTAACCAGCGTGAGGTTGGGATTGATGTCCCGACATTCGCGGAAGCCCTTCGCCGTTCATTGCGTCAGGACCCGGATGTCATTCTGGTGGGTGAATTGCGCGACTTGGAAACAATGGAAGCAGCCATTACGGCGGCGGAAACCGGACACCTTGTGTTCGGAACTTTGCACACAACCGGCTGTCAGGGAACAGTAAACCGTATTATTGATGCCTTTCCCGTCAGCCAGCAGGAGCAGATTCGCGTTCAGTTGAGCACGAACCTGATTGCTGTATTAAGCCAGGCCCTCTGTCCCCGGATTCCAAAAGGACGTGTAGCGGCCTATGAATTTATGGTGGTTACGCCGGCTATTTCGAACCTGATTCGTGAAAATAAGGTTTATCGTATTGAGTCGAGCATTCAGATTGGGAAAAAACTCGGAATGCAGCTTTTGGACGACCATCTGTGGGAATTGTGGGAAAACGAGAAAATAAGTCTTGAAACGATGCTTGATTATGCGAGAAACCCCGGTGAATTGCTGGAGAAAGCGGAAAAGAAGATGGGCGTTTCGATGAAAGGAAAGATGAAAGGCAAGAGCATCGAAGATGAATACGGGCCAATTTTGAAGACTTCATAA
- a CDS encoding type II secretion system protein has product MNRRKRGKGGFTIVELLTVMGVIALLIGLLVPALNMVKDYSREIQQRAQFHSIDVGLEMFKNDFGVYPESDENSYRVPAHPIDPTYYCGATKLAEAMVGLDLLGFHPKSGFTASGLNDLDGVGVGAGVVQIYDAINGINVPNVYVETGSQNIDVRKKYIDLEHANAYRIDDIYVNWGSFNRYNFLLCDVYAKKRQSGKKTGMPILYYRARTAYKFQNYLWSDLGSDQNPAQNDDIYNYWDNERLLALGDPEQGTTILHPLRTGTVVDDLQRFEEMILNKQVQTATKTAAFPDGVKRPYRADSYILISAGKDGLYGTADDVLNFEKGKE; this is encoded by the coding sequence ATGAACAGACGAAAACGGGGAAAAGGCGGATTTACGATTGTGGAACTGCTGACGGTGATGGGGGTGATTGCCCTGCTGATTGGACTGCTGGTGCCGGCGCTGAATATGGTCAAGGACTATTCCCGCGAGATTCAGCAGAGGGCCCAGTTCCACAGCATTGATGTCGGTCTGGAGATGTTTAAAAACGATTTCGGCGTCTATCCGGAATCCGATGAAAACTCGTATCGAGTCCCGGCACATCCGATTGATCCGACTTATTATTGCGGGGCGACAAAGCTTGCCGAGGCGATGGTCGGCCTGGATTTGCTCGGATTTCATCCCAAGTCGGGCTTTACGGCCAGCGGTCTGAATGATTTGGATGGGGTGGGAGTCGGAGCAGGGGTTGTGCAGATTTATGATGCAATCAACGGAATCAATGTCCCCAATGTCTATGTCGAAACCGGTTCTCAGAATATTGATGTTCGCAAGAAGTATATTGATCTGGAACATGCGAATGCCTATCGAATCGATGACATTTATGTCAACTGGGGCTCTTTCAACCGGTACAATTTCCTGCTTTGTGATGTGTATGCCAAGAAAAGGCAGTCCGGAAAGAAGACGGGAATGCCGATTCTGTATTACCGGGCCCGCACGGCCTACAAGTTCCAGAATTATCTTTGGTCCGATTTAGGCAGCGACCAGAATCCCGCCCAGAATGATGATATTTACAACTATTGGGATAATGAACGGCTGCTGGCACTCGGAGACCCGGAGCAGGGAACAACGATACTTCATCCGCTTCGAACCGGAACTGTTGTGGATGATTTGCAGCGGTTTGAGGAGATGATTCTGAATAAGCAGGTTCAGACGGCCACCAAGACCGCCGCTTTTCCGGATGGTGTAAAACGTCCGTATCGGGCGGATTCGTACATTCTGATTTCGGCCGGCAAGGACGGACTGTACGGCACAGCGGATGACGTGCTGAATTTCGAAAAGGGTAAGGAGTAA
- a CDS encoding competence/damage-inducible protein A has product MKSASIVAVGNELLNGQRVDTNSNWLQGRLLRLGYRTCRVVLVPDDVEAIAAVLGEVSRISDVVILTGGLGPTADDLTRFALGKFLGRPLEFRADIWQTIEAFFERRGLKTASTNRVQAYLPCGAKALANPKGTACGISAEQGGKRYFCLPGVPSEMMAMFNDSVCPELTADGRTDVIEMGKVRCFGVGESVIAEKLGDLMRRERNPQINTTVEGGDVLLHIIASAADGQSAGQMIDADKNLLCQILGDAVYGFDEDTLPQVVGRLFREKRLKLAVAESCTGGLLAKMITDIPGSSEYFWGGWVTYSNEAKIRDLGVSEDLISRYGAVSEPVAAAMAAGAAQRSGADAALSISGIAGPEGGTPEKPVGMVCIGLFFLGRTEVQTFRFAPVGRETVRQRASLTALNWLRLQLKGLTV; this is encoded by the coding sequence ATGAAAAGCGCTTCGATTGTTGCCGTCGGAAATGAACTGCTGAACGGCCAGCGTGTCGATACGAATTCGAACTGGCTGCAGGGCCGGCTTTTGCGGCTCGGGTATCGAACCTGCCGGGTGGTTTTGGTGCCGGATGATGTAGAGGCCATTGCCGCTGTTTTGGGTGAGGTTTCCCGGATAAGCGATGTGGTGATTCTAACGGGGGGATTGGGGCCGACGGCCGATGACCTGACCCGGTTTGCGCTGGGCAAGTTTTTGGGCAGGCCTTTGGAGTTTCGAGCGGATATCTGGCAGACGATTGAAGCGTTTTTTGAGCGGCGGGGGCTGAAAACCGCATCCACCAATCGTGTCCAGGCGTATTTGCCTTGCGGAGCGAAGGCCCTGGCAAATCCGAAGGGGACGGCATGCGGGATTTCGGCCGAGCAGGGGGGCAAGCGGTATTTTTGTCTGCCGGGTGTGCCGTCGGAAATGATGGCGATGTTTAATGACAGTGTTTGTCCGGAACTGACAGCCGACGGCCGAACAGACGTCATTGAGATGGGGAAAGTCCGCTGTTTCGGGGTCGGGGAATCCGTCATTGCCGAAAAACTGGGCGATTTGATGCGGCGGGAACGAAATCCGCAGATTAATACCACTGTTGAAGGCGGAGATGTCTTGCTGCATATTATTGCGTCGGCTGCGGACGGCCAATCCGCCGGGCAAATGATTGATGCGGATAAGAATTTACTCTGTCAAATACTCGGGGATGCAGTGTATGGATTTGATGAGGACACTCTGCCGCAGGTTGTGGGACGGCTTTTCAGAGAAAAACGGCTGAAATTAGCAGTTGCGGAGTCCTGTACAGGGGGGTTGCTGGCCAAGATGATTACGGATATTCCGGGCTCCAGCGAGTACTTTTGGGGAGGGTGGGTGACCTACAGCAACGAGGCAAAAATCCGGGATTTGGGGGTGTCGGAGGATTTGATAAGCCGGTATGGTGCTGTGTCGGAGCCGGTTGCGGCCGCAATGGCTGCCGGCGCCGCTCAGCGAAGCGGCGCGGATGCCGCTTTAAGTATCAGCGGAATTGCCGGTCCGGAAGGCGGGACACCCGAAAAGCCGGTGGGGATGGTTTGTATCGGTCTTTTCTTTCTGGGACGGACGGAGGTTCAAACCTTCCGGTTTGCGCCGGTGGGCCGAGAAACGGTACGCCAGCGGGCTTCCTTGACAGCGCTGAATTGGCTTCGATTGCAGCTGAAAGGTTTGACTGTTTAG
- a CDS encoding type II secretion system F family protein, with protein MTIFQYTALDAKGNEVKAEIDALSSKEAISKIRSKGLFPTKVRAQGAAKKAKAETAAAPRRRRSGGKVKTKQITQFARQLSTLQDAGLAILRSLRILEEQQKSGTLKRVIGYVADDIEGGSTLSEAMAKHPKTFNRLFVNMVAAGEVGGVLDVILARVADFMEKSERLKSKIKGAMVYPVVVMTVAFLIVLGLMIFIIPTFSQVLTDMSDGKQGLPALTQGLLNISQWLLGNKGLNAGLVAISPFFVIMFFKFLRRFRYGRYALDWLKLHLPVVRRLVYLTTVARWTRTLATLIGAGVPILEAINITRETADNEVYSAMLGKVHQAIRQGDTFANPLRQSKTVDSIVVNMVDVGEETGDLDKMLMKVADNFDEEADVMVGAMMSLLEPIMIVSLGLIVGTIVVAMFLPMVKVIQVLM; from the coding sequence ATGACGATTTTTCAATACACAGCGCTGGATGCCAAGGGCAATGAGGTCAAAGCCGAGATAGATGCCCTCAGCAGCAAAGAAGCCATCAGCAAAATCCGCAGCAAAGGGCTTTTCCCCACAAAGGTGCGGGCGCAGGGGGCCGCCAAAAAGGCCAAAGCTGAAACGGCGGCGGCTCCGCGGCGAAGACGCTCCGGCGGCAAGGTCAAAACCAAGCAAATTACGCAGTTTGCCCGCCAGCTGTCCACGCTTCAGGATGCGGGTTTGGCCATTCTTCGTTCGCTTCGCATTCTGGAAGAGCAGCAGAAATCCGGCACCCTCAAGCGCGTCATCGGCTATGTCGCGGATGATATTGAAGGCGGTTCGACGCTTTCAGAGGCGATGGCCAAACACCCCAAAACCTTTAACCGGCTGTTTGTCAATATGGTGGCGGCGGGCGAGGTGGGCGGTGTGCTCGATGTGATTCTGGCTCGTGTGGCCGACTTTATGGAAAAGTCCGAACGGCTCAAATCGAAAATCAAAGGCGCCATGGTCTATCCGGTGGTTGTGATGACCGTGGCGTTTCTGATTGTGCTGGGGCTGATGATTTTCATCATTCCGACCTTCTCTCAGGTGCTGACGGATATGAGCGACGGCAAGCAGGGACTGCCGGCACTGACGCAGGGGCTTCTGAATATCAGCCAGTGGCTGCTGGGCAACAAGGGACTCAATGCCGGATTGGTGGCGATTTCCCCGTTTTTCGTGATTATGTTTTTTAAGTTTCTGCGGCGTTTTCGCTACGGGCGTTATGCGCTCGACTGGCTCAAACTCCATCTGCCGGTGGTTCGCCGGCTGGTTTATCTGACAACCGTTGCCCGCTGGACTCGAACGCTGGCGACGCTGATTGGGGCCGGTGTGCCGATTCTGGAGGCCATCAACATTACGCGGGAAACGGCGGACAACGAGGTCTATTCGGCGATGCTCGGCAAGGTGCATCAGGCGATTCGGCAGGGTGATACGTTTGCCAATCCGCTGCGGCAGTCCAAAACCGTGGACTCCATTGTGGTCAACATGGTGGATGTCGGCGAGGAAACCGGCGATCTGGACAAGATGCTGATGAAAGTGGCGGACAATTTCGATGAAGAGGCCGACGTGATGGTCGGTGCAATGATGAGTCTGCTGGAACCGATTATGATTGTGTCGCTGGGCCTGATTGTCGGCACCATCGTCGTGGCGATGTTCCTGCCGATGGTGAAAGTCATTCAGGTGCTGATGTAA
- a CDS encoding ATPase, T2SS/T4P/T4SS family produces MGLVTREQVHEALRIQKERGKVKIGQIFIEMGLIKEKELAIALAGQRGMEYIEIDSLEIPQEVISQVPAQMAKTYRILPIDYDKKRNHLVVALDSPDNFRATDDLSTLMGFTVEAKVADPDALNAAMNKYYAEEDESLTDLIGEIESDKGLASLQGRDASIDLDELKEAADSNPVKKLLNLVLLKAIQDKASDIHFEPFENEFKMRYRIDGVLYEMVPPPKHIALALSSRIKVMANLDIAERRLPQDGRIPLVVGGNPVDLRVSILPTMFGESVVLRVLDRKQVDLRLDMLGMTERDLKIVRQLINKPNGILIVTGPTGSGKTTTLYSALKELNSIDTKIITTENPVEYDIDGLIQVQIRPEIGLTFAKCLRSILRQDPDIVMVGEIRDLETAEISIQASLTGHLVFTTLHTNDAPSTIARLLDLGLETFLVTATLEGIIAQRLVRRICTNCKTEYQPTEEQLMELGLTPEDAADKKFYYGRGCDMCNNTGYRGRTGLFEIMTFDDEIRDLIMNHASTAVLREAARRKGMKTLRENGLELIYSGITTLDEVARETIAVEA; encoded by the coding sequence ATGGGCCTTGTAACTCGTGAACAAGTTCATGAGGCCCTGCGCATTCAGAAGGAACGGGGAAAGGTCAAAATCGGTCAGATTTTTATTGAGATGGGGCTTATCAAGGAGAAGGAGCTTGCCATCGCTTTGGCCGGTCAGCGGGGGATGGAATATATCGAGATAGATAGTCTTGAAATTCCTCAGGAAGTTATCAGTCAGGTCCCCGCACAAATGGCCAAAACCTATCGGATTCTTCCTATTGATTATGATAAGAAACGCAACCATCTGGTTGTGGCTTTGGACAGTCCAGACAATTTCCGGGCTACGGATGATTTGAGCACCCTGATGGGCTTTACCGTTGAAGCCAAGGTAGCCGACCCGGATGCCCTGAATGCGGCTATGAATAAGTATTACGCCGAGGAGGATGAGAGTCTGACGGACCTGATCGGCGAAATTGAAAGCGATAAGGGACTGGCAAGCCTGCAGGGGAGAGATGCCAGCATTGATTTGGATGAATTGAAGGAAGCCGCTGATTCCAACCCCGTCAAGAAACTGCTCAACCTGGTTTTGCTGAAAGCCATTCAGGACAAGGCCTCGGATATTCATTTCGAGCCGTTTGAAAATGAATTTAAGATGCGGTACCGAATTGACGGCGTTCTCTATGAAATGGTACCTCCTCCCAAGCATATTGCATTGGCTCTTTCCAGCCGTATCAAAGTGATGGCCAATCTGGATATTGCAGAACGGCGTCTGCCGCAGGACGGACGTATCCCCCTTGTGGTGGGCGGCAATCCCGTGGACCTTCGTGTGAGCATTCTGCCGACAATGTTTGGAGAAAGCGTGGTGCTTCGCGTTCTGGACAGAAAGCAGGTCGATTTGCGGCTGGATATGCTCGGAATGACGGAACGAGACCTGAAAATTGTCCGCCAGCTCATTAACAAGCCCAACGGGATCTTGATTGTAACAGGCCCGACCGGTTCCGGGAAGACCACAACTCTTTATTCTGCCCTCAAAGAGCTGAATTCTATTGATACCAAGATTATTACAACCGAAAACCCCGTTGAGTACGACATTGACGGGCTGATTCAGGTTCAGATTCGCCCGGAAATCGGATTAACCTTTGCCAAGTGCCTGCGTTCGATTTTGCGTCAGGACCCGGATATCGTGATGGTCGGAGAAATTCGAGACCTCGAAACGGCGGAGATTTCCATTCAGGCGTCTCTGACTGGTCACCTGGTGTTTACCACGCTTCACACCAATGATGCCCCCAGCACCATCGCTCGTCTTTTGGATTTGGGGCTGGAGACTTTCTTGGTGACGGCAACACTGGAGGGGATTATTGCCCAGCGGCTGGTTCGGCGCATCTGCACCAACTGTAAGACGGAATACCAGCCGACGGAAGAGCAGCTGATGGAGCTGGGGCTGACGCCGGAGGATGCGGCTGACAAGAAATTTTATTACGGACGCGGCTGTGATATGTGCAACAACACCGGTTATCGCGGACGAACAGGTTTATTTGAGATTATGACGTTTGATGATGAAATTCGGGATTTGATTATGAATCATGCCTCCACGGCGGTTCTGCGCGAGGCGGCCCGCCGAAAAGGGATGAAAACCCTCCGCGAGAACGGTCTGGAACTGATTTACAGCGGCATTACGACGCTGGATGAGGTGGCCCGGGAAACGATTGCGGTGGAGGCGTAA
- a CDS encoding alcohol dehydrogenase catalytic domain-containing protein, with protein sequence MAKKMSMKAQLLTGIERIEMAEVPRPSVRGPNDVLVRVRAVGVCGSDVHYYETGRIGSQVVEFPFVVGHECAGTVEQVGPEVRRVRPGQTVAVDPLIACGRCDQCRQGRINTCRNQKFLGCPGQISGCLCEYIVMPEDSCFPTGDKITLEQAVLCEPLAIGIYAVQLAGLKAGARIAILGSGPIGLSVLEAAKAAGVERIYVTDKIEARLKAAERAGAIWCGNPLFQDIPSAILRHEPLGLDAVFECAGQQQTLDHGVDLLAPGGRLMLVGIPREDRVSFVPDRMRRKELTLINVRRQNHCTQKAIDWVAEGRVNVDYMLTHRFSFEQTPSAFELVSDYRDGVIKALIEV encoded by the coding sequence TTGGCGAAAAAAATGTCTATGAAAGCCCAGCTGCTGACTGGGATTGAGCGAATCGAAATGGCGGAAGTGCCCCGCCCGTCGGTCCGCGGGCCGAACGATGTCCTGGTTCGGGTGCGGGCGGTGGGGGTATGCGGCAGCGATGTACACTATTACGAAACCGGCCGAATCGGCAGCCAGGTGGTGGAGTTTCCGTTTGTGGTCGGCCACGAATGCGCCGGCACCGTGGAGCAGGTCGGGCCGGAGGTTCGGCGTGTGCGGCCGGGTCAAACGGTTGCCGTGGACCCGCTGATTGCCTGCGGGCGGTGCGATCAGTGCCGGCAGGGACGCATCAATACCTGCCGAAACCAGAAATTTTTGGGCTGTCCGGGGCAGATTTCCGGCTGTCTTTGCGAGTATATCGTGATGCCGGAGGACAGCTGCTTTCCGACGGGGGACAAGATTACCCTCGAACAGGCGGTGTTGTGCGAGCCGCTGGCCATCGGAATTTATGCCGTTCAGCTGGCCGGTCTGAAGGCGGGGGCACGCATTGCGATTCTCGGCTCCGGCCCTATCGGGCTGTCGGTTCTGGAAGCGGCCAAAGCCGCCGGAGTGGAACGAATATATGTGACGGATAAAATCGAGGCCCGCCTGAAGGCCGCGGAACGGGCCGGGGCGATTTGGTGCGGCAATCCGCTTTTTCAGGATATCCCCTCGGCGATCCTCCGGCACGAACCGCTGGGACTGGATGCTGTTTTCGAATGTGCCGGCCAGCAGCAGACGCTGGACCATGGGGTGGACCTGCTGGCCCCCGGCGGGCGGCTGATGCTCGTGGGAATCCCCAGGGAGGACCGCGTCAGTTTTGTTCCGGACCGGATGCGTCGAAAAGAGTTGACGCTGATCAATGTCCGCCGGCAGAATCACTGCACGCAGAAAGCGATTGACTGGGTGGCGGAGGGCCGCGTAAACGTGGATTATATGCTGACCCATCGGTTTTCGTTTGAGCAGACGCCGTCGGCTTTTGAGCTTGTCTCCGACTATCGGGATGGGGTCATCAAGGCCCTGATTGAGGTCTGA
- a CDS encoding GspE/PulE family protein, producing the protein MAKSRRHLGEILYAKGWVDKPNLIKALKKAKETNRRLGETLVEMGLATEDQIMQALARQFGMNYVDLDEVEIPSDIRSLIPEEIIKKHRVLPLGKENGRLKIIIPDPMNLELLDLLRFRLASDLECYLASPSKIEAYINRKMDEVRSSIDATAAELAEAGHAIEAEVRRAQASEEDEGPIIRLVNLIIDEAVKMRASDIHIEPMADRVRIRYRIDGVCIERDNIPKNMQAPLLARIKIMSGMDIGERRLPQDGRIKRRVENQDIDFRVSCLPGYHGESTVLRILRPDSVNIGIQAIGFEPDDYERFIRIIKRPNGIFLVTGPTGSGKTTTLYAALQELNRPDKKIITAEDPVEYNISGINQCQVRTEIGLTFEKILRAMLRQSPNIILIGEIRDGVVADIAIQAALTGHLVFSTLHTNDAPSAITRLIDMGVKPFLVASSIQAIMAQRLVRTICKNCKVIDEKPDPHYLRLLNITPEDIRKHPIYKGAGCSRCQGTGYRGRIAIFEMMEMNSQLRELAFQKAPTTELRKAARASGMKTLLMDGRIKVFKGITTPQEVTNVTQAEGLVIDTA; encoded by the coding sequence ATGGCCAAGAGCCGCAGACATTTGGGAGAGATTTTATACGCCAAAGGGTGGGTGGATAAGCCCAATCTGATTAAAGCCCTCAAAAAAGCCAAGGAGACGAACCGGCGTTTGGGCGAAACGCTCGTGGAGATGGGTCTTGCCACAGAAGACCAGATTATGCAGGCCTTGGCTCGCCAATTCGGGATGAATTATGTCGATTTGGACGAGGTCGAAATCCCATCCGACATTCGAAGTCTGATTCCTGAAGAAATTATTAAGAAACATCGGGTTCTGCCGCTTGGGAAAGAAAATGGCCGGCTGAAAATCATTATTCCGGACCCGATGAACTTGGAACTGCTGGATCTGTTGCGGTTTCGTCTGGCTTCCGATTTGGAATGTTATCTGGCCAGTCCGAGCAAGATTGAGGCTTATATCAATCGCAAGATGGATGAGGTCCGCAGCAGTATTGACGCAACGGCGGCGGAACTGGCCGAAGCGGGGCATGCTATTGAGGCGGAAGTGCGGCGGGCGCAGGCTTCAGAAGAGGATGAAGGGCCGATTATCCGCCTGGTCAACCTCATCATCGACGAGGCGGTCAAGATGCGGGCCAGCGATATTCATATTGAGCCGATGGCCGACCGAGTGAGGATTCGTTATCGAATTGACGGAGTTTGCATTGAACGAGACAACATTCCGAAGAACATGCAGGCCCCTCTTTTGGCCCGTATTAAGATTATGTCGGGTATGGATATCGGCGAGAGGCGGCTTCCGCAGGACGGCCGTATCAAAAGACGGGTTGAAAACCAGGATATTGACTTTCGTGTGTCCTGTCTGCCGGGCTATCACGGGGAAAGCACCGTCCTGCGTATCTTGCGGCCTGATTCAGTCAATATTGGTATTCAGGCGATTGGTTTTGAACCGGATGATTATGAGCGGTTTATCCGAATTATTAAGCGTCCCAATGGAATTTTTCTGGTGACCGGACCGACCGGAAGCGGAAAAACGACCACCCTGTATGCAGCCCTGCAGGAACTGAACCGTCCGGACAAGAAAATCATCACGGCGGAAGACCCGGTTGAATACAATATCAGCGGAATCAACCAGTGTCAGGTCCGAACGGAAATCGGTCTGACGTTTGAAAAGATTCTGCGGGCGATGCTGCGTCAGTCGCCGAACATCATCCTAATCGGTGAAATTCGTGATGGTGTGGTGGCGGATATTGCTATTCAGGCGGCCCTGACAGGCCACCTGGTATTCAGTACCCTTCACACCAATGATGCTCCCAGTGCCATTACCCGTCTGATTGATATGGGGGTCAAACCCTTCCTGGTAGCCAGTTCGATTCAGGCTATTATGGCCCAGCGTCTGGTTCGTACGATTTGCAAGAATTGTAAAGTGATTGATGAAAAGCCCGATCCTCATTATTTGCGGCTTTTGAATATTACACCGGAAGATATTCGCAAACATCCGATTTATAAAGGGGCCGGATGCAGCCGATGTCAGGGAACGGGATACCGCGGGCGAATTGCCATTTTTGAAATGATGGAGATGAACAGCCAATTGCGGGAGCTGGCCTTCCAGAAGGCGCCGACGACGGAGCTTCGCAAGGCGGCTCGAGCCAGCGGGATGAAGACGCTGCTGATGGACGGACGAATTAAAGTATTCAAAGGGATTACAACTCCGCAGGAAGTAACCAATGTAACCCAGGCGGAAGGACTTGTGATCGATACGGCTTAG